One stretch of Pomacea canaliculata isolate SZHN2017 linkage group LG1, ASM307304v1, whole genome shotgun sequence DNA includes these proteins:
- the LOC112553357 gene encoding uncharacterized protein LOC112553357, translating into MSLLVLLVVAVVAVFPSDAADGLDTDVLIDRLLDLQDGFLEGEEAAVMMDPEVWNVEDEGQTFQNPEIQASNGCQCGSGFMACSCCTHINIPKTSYKFDVCGNLSYDNVSTGVLLTLTVGGKTIFQRLITFNGPKEYCLSIPGVPLVKLCLDFCDLQLNGTYIRGCFYIRAILMGAEVLKVRLGCFQLRYSTQTLSEDVAPSVVKLLAGRQTTSRHGGWPVAARGANSYLQFRPDVSHDVTSLLMLVLRPARDAGAL; encoded by the exons ATGTCGTTGCTGGTCCTGTTGGTGGTCGCCGTGGTGGCCGTGTTCCCGTCAGATGCTGCTGATGGTCTCGACACTGATGTCCTCATCGACCGACTGTTGGACCTCCAAGATGGCTTTCTCGAAGGAg AGGAGGCGGCAGTGATGATGGATCCAGAGGTCTGGAATGTGGAAGACGAAGGACAGACTTTTCAAAATCCAGAGATACAGGCGTCCAATGGCTGCCAGTGTGGGTCAGGGTTCATGGCCTGCAGCTGCTGCACCCACATCAACATCCCCAAGACAAGTTACAAGTTTGACG TTTGTGGCAACCTGTCCTATGACAACGTGTCTACTGGCGTCCTTCTGACTCTAACGGTGGGCggcaaaacaatttttcagcgCCTGATCACGT TCAATGGCCCGAAAGAATATTGCCTCAGCATACCCGGAGTCCCACTTGTCAAGCTGTGCCTCGACTTTTGCGACTTACAGCTGAACGGCACTTACATCCGGGGCTGTTTCTATATTCGGGCCATACTGATGGGTGCAGAAGTGCTCAAAGTAAGACTCGGGTGCTTTCAACTGCGCTACTCCACCCAGACCTTGAGCGAAGACGTGGCGCCCTCAGTCGTGAAGCTGCTGGCCGGCCGACAGACTACCTCAAGACATGGCGGGTGGCCTGTGGCAGCAAGGGGAGCCAACTCTTACCTCCAGTTCAGACCTGACGTCTCGCATGACGTCACGTCactgttgatgttggtgttgcGACCAGCGCGGGATGCTGGCGCCCTCTAG
- the LOC112553361 gene encoding uncharacterized protein LOC112553361: MSSLLLLLFVCLTTVSFSDADHSDVVIARLLEVQESSSEEEVAGPVVTARDLRKIQQLLDLLGEEATLVPIGCTCTLSSCSCCIDIKIKNFDAKVCGNLAYSLQPVGLIFSLTYNGNVIFKEAISISNPPSFCVGVPVAQVCIQLTNLAFKNLHISGCVTLQVDALGIKILNFNLVCFNFGSAGQTSLDFSQGVHLPANTSSAQELNADVDMAYQIEPEVQDNSGLKFRSRSQVKSMSRLIKMLLEPLSSDV; encoded by the exons ATGTCGTCGTTGCTGCTCTTGCTGTTCGTTTGTCTGACGACAGTTTCCTTCTCAGATGCTGATCATTCTGATGTTGTTATCGCTCGATTGTTGGAGGTGCAAGAGAGTTCTTCGGAAGAAG AAGTAGCCGGGCCTGTAGTTACAGCAAGAGACTTGAGGAAGATCCAGCAACTGTTAGACCTGCTGGGAGAAGAGGCAACACTTGTACCCATTGGCTGCACGTGCACATTATCGTCTTGCAGTTGCTGCATCgacatcaaaataaagaatttcGATGCAAAGG TGTGTGGTAATCTGGCTTATAGCCTCCAGCCGGTCGGCCTCATCTTTAGTCTGACTTACAATGGCAATGTGATCTTCAAAGAGGCTATAAGTA TTTCAAATCCTCCATCGTTTTGTGTCGGCGTACCAGTAGCTCAGGTGTGTATCCAGCTCACCAACCTTGCTTTCAAGAACTTACACATTTCCGGATGTGTAACTCTGCAGGTTGACGCTTTGGGAATAAAAATTCTCAATTTTAATctagtttgttttaattttggttCCGCTGGCCAAACGAGTCTAGATTTCTCCCAAGGTGTCCATCTCCCGGCGAACACATCATCTGCACAAGAGCTAAACGCCGATGTTGACATGGCCTATCAAATTGAACCGGAAGTACAAGATAACTCTGGTTTGAAGTTCCGTTCCAGATCGCAGGTGAAATCGATGTCCCGTCTGATTAAGATGCTTCTGGAACCACTTTCCAGCGATGTGTAG
- the LOC112553283 gene encoding LOW QUALITY PROTEIN: radial spoke head protein 6 homolog A-like (The sequence of the model RefSeq protein was modified relative to this genomic sequence to represent the inferred CDS: inserted 1 base in 1 codon): MFEVHVLTQNRSLHRRHSLQKERPSSVLQSLYTMKAAKEVRGWLGVQPPEPRPQLDLDLGEDAFVNKPLPPLEQNVLNAKMMLMTSSRPDQESLYEHMATLIATALDTKSGNAVDELESLSSRLKDTRMRTRCVFKESDGDQRQWEFSCAEWDLFQTIARPMPNAEPQSYSRLLEEEREEFLCLPNLMHQAHLFSICGVGLSSAFYVQVTLALRELAIAWPFVSLRLWGVVHGIRGSYTVAEGELREGEYDTDISDDDDVDEEKGHLTGADFKDDVSSDEMTDDIKPVYKPPWKIPCEPAGTGLNKKVYFVCSQPGMPWTRLPHVTPAQVTAARRIRKFFTGDLDHQLKTFPPFPGTERNYLRAQXARISACTHISPNGVFKFEEDGEEEEETAQGARDTFIVDPDFPGLSLRELTDPSLMFWVHHAPFILPQGRTSWFNPVTRAAGEEDDEEDVEERNEPDEPEPELGPPLLTPIAEDKGVREGTPPWIARASSRLVPEYALAYLQSTLWPGAVAVAADKGRFFENLYVGWGQKCLPDNFDPAVPEFPMEEFPTGPEVIEADDPSPETEAAIRAAMREQEAANEEGDDVEDGIIDDDDAGPDLSD, from the exons ATGTTTGAAGTCCACGTACTAACGCAAAATCGTTCTCTACATCGACGACATTCTTTACAGAAGGAAAGG CCTTCTAGTGTCCTGCAAAGCCTCTACACGATGAAAGCAGCCAAGGAAGTGCGTGGGTGGCTGGGAGTGCAGCCTCCGGAGCCACGCCCCCAACTGGACCTTGACCTTGGGGAAGACGCCTTCGTCAACAAACCACTGCCGCCACTCGAGCAGAACGTCCTCAACGccaagatgatgttgatgacatCCTCTCGTCCCGATCAGGAATCTCT TTACGAGCACATGGCCACCCTGATAGCCACTGCTCTCGACACCAAGTCGGGTAACGCAGTTGATGAGCTGGAGAGTCTGAGCAGTCGGCTCAAagacacgcgcatgcgcactcgatGCGTTTTCAAGGAGAGCGATGGCGACCAGAGACAGTGGGAATTCTCTTGTGCAGAGTGGGATCTTTTTCAG ACGATTGCTCGTCCTATGCCTAACGCAGAGCCACAGAGCTATTCACGACTTCtggaggaggagagggaagaGTTCCTGTGCCTTCCCAACTTGATGCACCAGGCGCACCTTTTCTCCATCTGTGGGGTCGGGTTGTCGTCTGCCTTTTACGTCCAAGTAACTCTAGCGCTTCGAGAGCTTGCCATAGCATGGCCATTCGTGTCCCTCAG GCTGTGGGGGGTGGTTCACGGGATCCGCGGTAGCTACACAGTAGCTGAGGGGGAGCTGCGAGAAGGGGAGTACGACACCGACATCagcgacgacgatgatgttgatgagGAGAAGGGGCACCTGACAGGCGCAGACTTCAAG gATGACGTTTCGTCTGATG AAATGACCGACGATATAAAACCAGTATATAAACCACCATGGAAAATCCCATGCGAACCTGCTGGCACCGGCCTCAACAAGAAAGTCTACTTTGTCTGTAGTCAGC CGGGGATGCCGTGGACACGTTTGCCCCACGTGACTCCTGCTCAGGTCACCGCAGCCAGGAGGATCCGCAAGTTCTTCACGGGGGACCTCGATCATCAG CTGAAGACTTTCCCCCCATTTCCGGGTACAGAGAGGAATTACCTGCGAGCAC TTGCCCGCATCAGCGCCTGCACCCACATCTCACCCAACGGCGTGTTCAAGTTTGAAGAGGAcggagaggaggaagaggagacagCGCAGG GTGCTCGGGACACGTTCATTGTGGACCCCGACTTCCCAGGCCTCAGTCTGCGTGAACTCACCGACCCCAGCCTCATGTTCTGGGTACACCACGCTCCCTTCATCTTGCCGCAG ggtCGCACAAGTTGGTTTAATCCCGTCACCCGAGCAGCAGGAGAGGAAGATGACGAGGAGGACGTTGAGGAAAGAAATGAACCGGACGAACCGGAACCGGAACTTGGACCACCGCTGCTTACACCGATAGCAGAGGACAAGG GTGTGAGAGAGGGAACACCACCGTGGATAGCGCGAGCTTCGTCTCGACTGGTGCCAGAATACGCCCTCGCCTACCTGCAGTCCACCCTGTGGCCTggcgctgttgctgttgctgctgacaaAGGCAG GTTTTTCGAAAATCTGTACGTCGGCTGGGGTCAGAAATGTCTGCCTGACAACTTTGACCCCGCAGTACCTGAGTTTCCGATGGAAGAGTTCCCCACGGGGCCAGAAGTCATCGAGGCCGATGACCCGTCACCGGAAACGGAAGCTGCTATACGTGCAGCAATGCGGGAACAGGAAGCAGCCAACGAAGAAGGAGATGACGTCGAGGACGGTATCATCGACGACGATGACGCTGGACCAGACCTGTCTGACTAG
- the LOC112576972 gene encoding transmembrane channel-like protein 3 translates to MSQFEWSRRNSRRTSSRRRRGRRSERNSSSHGMGMSDDHDEILRMYDDEGEECDEDEDMDEESLLERIQDQKDIVENIKLQPWPMHKKLQILSLARAYIEKHEGSLSRGQSYQKRGKQLLKQFRRSWNNFVCWVTPWEMRIKRIESHFGSVVTSYFVFLRWLVWINIWLTLIQVCFVIIPELLSGTSTGRQRGNPSLRTNRGIARYSPLFYGYYGNAEVIGQGYRLPLAYMVTTLLAFAYSFIAVLQKMASNARQSRMSNKDEEFVFTWKLFTDWDFMVGNTETATTKHASIITTFKEAIMEEQEKAREGNKYVLITVRVLANVLIAVLLGLSTYVIQVCVDRSRRLDLVKQANKSYDAGFWAENELTIVLTLITTVFPAIVDIVAVAENTTHAQTFVCSWIFLLNLLNMYTFFIALYYKQNDLKSSSTSSASLASQFTNTSCDGTTEAANTSIMAIATTVTVPYMEATVGGGGETVTYGNMTVCPTPATTTANGSSFCWETMIGQEVVKLTVMDTVTMVVQIVIAEIFRSYFIKYCNNICCWDLEKTFPEYPDFKTAENLLALITNQGMICYKSAGLVFLPGLTLLNLLKLLLLMYVRCWATLVSNVPEERIFRASRSNNFYFALLLVMLFLCMLPPLFAIVTIEPSPRCGPFSGYQKSYYVLTRTMETLLPASINSALQYASPGVIIPVFMLLGMTIYYLVSTSRSLREANNELKMMLEYERTEGRRKVYAMADAKQGIATTGKESGGNTSKFASTASSVLKMAQMAKIITNMTPGQKNSKSAKGDASRHKVAPAVRPKPQVPVAVVHGKRSLKRVAAAAAISKFQHRAPQEPERVVQRRLPERSQAVPSGVRRPAVVSLDNDDGSGDEDMSVYSCVSSDNSGVFIDDPTAAVDASGHLRPVEEDDVFLATQSSISEDEQQEQGTDDINDDHNDEVERTEGTRSKKKAKLKSGLLLSAATLSSRTNSQQDTQLAPSPVKGTARHWSRHKVQPESLPNITVVDFGEEDSRLRLAEADLEQPEVTNDQRYVEPVVVVENESDKTSSARTKRPDLAAAGRKSRILTRAAAKTTKGSRGDIPVVSGGKKLSNVVSAMKGEASSHTAPEDTSKDTDRQSSKRKFASALARFQSIEQTT, encoded by the exons ATGAGTCAGTTTGAGTGGTCGAGACGCAACTCGCGTCGAACATCATCGAGACGTCGACGAGGTCGTCGGTCAGAAAGGAACTCGTCGTCTCATGGAATGGGCATGTCAGA TGACCATGATGAGATCCTGCGAATGTACGACGACGAAGGTGAGGAGTGTGACGAGGACGAGGACATGGACGAGGAAAGTTTGCTGGAGAGGATACAGGATCAGAAGGACATCGTGGAGAACATTAAGCTCCAGCCGTGGCCCATGCACAAGAAACTGCAGATTCTGAG TTTGGCCCGAGCTTATATCGAGAAGCATGAAGGCAGCTTGTCCAGAGGTCAGAGCTATCAAAAAAGAGGTAAACAG CTACTGAAGCAATTCAGAAGGTCGTGGAACAATTTCGTCTGCTGGGTGACCCCGTGGGAAATGCGAATCAAGCGAATTGAAA GTCACTTCGGGTCGGTAGTGACGTCATACTTCGTCTTTCTCCGTTGGCTGGTGTGGATCAACATCTGGTTGACCTTGATACAGGTGTGCTTTGTCATCATACCTGAG CTGCTGTCGGGGACAAGTACGGGACGACAGAGAGGAAATCCATCCCTGAGGACGAACAGA GGCATTGCACGATATTCACCATTGTTCTATGGTTACTATGGCAACGCTGAGGTCATCGGTCAAGGATACCGGTTACCCTTGGCTTACATGGTAACAACGCTGTTAGCCTTTGCCTACAGCTTCATCGCCGTCCTTCAGAA GATGGCAAGCAACGCTCGACAGAGCCGCATGTCAAACAAAGACGAGGAATTTGTCTTCACCTGGAAGCTTTTCACGGACTGGGATTTCATGGTGGGAAACACAGAGACAGCCACCACCAAGCATGCCTCCATCATCACCACATTCAAA GAAGCTATCATGGAAGAACAAGAAAAGGCAAGAGAGGGTAACAA GTACGTGCTGATTACGGTGCGAGTTCTGGCCAACGTGCTCATCGCGGTGCTCCTGGGACTAAGCACCTACGTCATTCAGGTGTGTGTCGACCGATCTCGCAGACTGGACCTGGTCAAGCAGGCCAACAAGTCCTACGACGCCGGTTTCTGGGCAGAGAACGAG ctgACGATCGTGTTGACGCTCATCACTACGGTCTTTCCTGCTATCGTGGATATCGTCGCAGTGGCAGAGAATACCACCCACGCACAAACCTTCGTATGCAGCTG GATTTTTCTTCTAAACCTTCTCAACATGTACACGTTTTTCATCGCTCTCTACTACAAGCAGAACGACCTG AAATCCTCGTCGACATCTTCAGCTTCATTGGCATCACAGTTCACCAACACTTCCTGTGACGGTACTACAGAGGCTGCCAATACCTCCATCATGGCAATAGCAACGACCGTTACTGTACCTTACATGGAGGCGActgtcggtggtggtggtgaaacTGTGACCTACGGGAACATGACTGTGTGCCCGACACCAGCGACGACAACGGCTAATGGATCCAGTTTCTGCTGGGAGACTATGATTGGTCAG GAGGTCGTCAAGCTCACTGTCATGGATACAGTGACCATGGTGGTCCAGATCGTCATCGCCGAAATCTTCCGAAGCTACTTCATCAAGTACTGCAACAACATCTGCTGCTGGGATCTGGAGAAGACCTTC CCGGAGTATCCAGATTTCAAAACGGCTGAAAATCTTTTGGCTCTAATCACTAACCAGGGGATGATATG ttACAAATCT GCTGGGCTTGTTTTTCTCCCCGGGCTGACCctgctgaacttgctgaagctgctgctgctgatgtacGTGCGTTGCTGGGCGACCCTCGTCAGCAACGTCCCCGAGGAGCGCATCTTTCGGGCCTCGAGGTCCAACAACTTCTACTTTGCCCTTCTTCTGGTCATGCTCTTCCTGTGCATGTTGCCTCCCTTGTTTGCCATTGTCACCATCGAGCCCTCCCCTCGCTGCGGACCGTTCAG TGGTTACCAGAAAAGTTACTATGTGCTGACTCGCACTATGGAGACCCTCCTACCCGCTAGCATCAACTCGGCACTGCAATACGCATCACCTGGAGTCATCATTCCTGTCTTTATGTTACTCGg GATGACCATCTACTACCTGGTGTCCACGAGCCGCTCTCTCCGCGAGGCCAACAACGAGCTGAAGATGATGCTGGAATAC GAACGGACAGAGGGGCGGAGGAAAGTATACGCAATGGCTGACG CTAAACAAGGAATAGCAACCACTGGAAAAGAAAGTGGCGGCAATACAAGCAAATTCGCTTCAACTG CGTCGTCAGTGCTTAAAATGGCTCAGATGGCTAAGATCATCACAAACATGACACCAGGccaaaaaaacagcaaatcaGCGAAGGGTGACGCTAGCAGACACAAGGTGGCGCCGGCTGTCCGCCCCAAACCACAGGTGCCGGTTGCCGTGGTGCATGGCAAGAGATCACTTAAACGGGTGGCAGCCGCGGCCGCAATTAGCAA GTTTCAGCATAGAGCGCCACAGGAACCAGAAAGGGTTGTACAGCGACGACTTCCGGAACGAAGCCAAGCAGTTCCTAGTGGTGTGCGACGTCCTGCTGTAGTCTCACTGGATAATGACGACGGGTCTGGCGACGAGGACATGTCCGTCTATTCCTGCGTCTCCTCTGATAATTCGGGTGTTTTCATCGACGACCCGACTGCTGCTGTCGATGCCAGCGGTCATCTTCGGCCAGTAGAAGAAGACGACGTTTTCTTAGCGACACAATCCAGCATCAGCGAAGacgaacaacaagaacaaggcACTGACGACATCAATGACGATCATAATGATGAGGTGGAGAGGACTGAAGGCACACgcagcaaaaaaaaagcaaagctcaAGTCTGGTCTGCTCCTATCGGCAGCCACCCTTTCAAGTAGGACAAACTCACAGCAAGACACTCAATTAGCGCCCTCTCCAGTCAAGGGCACAGCACGCCATTGGTCTCGACACAAAGTTCAACCCGAGTCGCTTCCAAACATCACCGTGGTTGACTTTGGCGAAGAAGATTCGCGGTTACGTTTGGCGGAAGCGGATCTGGAGCAGCCGGAGGTGACGAACGACCAACGTTATGTTGAGCCAGTGGTTGTCGTGGAGAACGAAAGCGATAAGACTTCCTCAGCTCGCACCAAGAGACCAGACTTAGCAGCAGCAGGCAGAAAGTCGCGAATTCTTACTCGAGCTGCTGCAAAGACAACGAAAGGAAGTCGAGGAGATATCCCTGTCGTGTCCGGTGGCAAGAAGCTGTCAAACGTGGTCTCTGCGATGAAAGGTGAAGCATCTTCTCACACAGCCCCTGAAGACACCAGCAAGGACACAGACAGGCAATCTTCGAAACGAAAATTTGCCAGCGCTCTGGCGCGATTCCAGAGCATCGAACAAACAACATGA